One Elaeis guineensis isolate ETL-2024a chromosome 10, EG11, whole genome shotgun sequence genomic window carries:
- the LOC105032064 gene encoding uncharacterized protein yields the protein MATLVSLCASNLLTLRNKSTCRYIGLRPVIQLRSSPLSLMHTRSQSHLGQQTRVLLHRFVVLAITEGSTKSSQSDEKIPSWARPDSDEPPPWARDEGNDSTSPQTIEIPFYVYLLASAVTAIAAIGSVFEYVNQRPVFGVLSSDSVFYAPLLGFFAFTGIPTSAFLWFKSVQAANKASEEQDRRDGYR from the exons ATGGCTACACTGGTTTCCCTATGCGCTTCTAATCTTCTTACTTTAAGAAATAAAAGCACTTGTAGGTATATTGGACTGAGGCCAGTAATTCAACTCAGATCCTCACCTCTATCTCTTATGCATACAAGAAGCCAAAGTCATCTTGGTCAGCAAACAAGGGTACTGTTACATAGGTTTGTTGTGTTGGCTATTACTGAAGGTTCTACAAAATCTAGCCAATCTGATGAAAAGATTCCCTCTTGGGCTAGACCTGATTCTGATGAACCTCCTCCTTGGGCGCGGGATGAAGGCAATGACAGTACTTCTCCACAAACAATAGAGATACCcttttatgtttatttacttGCATCGGCTGTGACAGCTATAGCAGCA ATAGGTTCTGTGTTTGAATATGTTAATCAGAGACCTGTTTTTGGGGTCCTGAGCTCAGACAGTGTGTTTTATGCACCATTGCTTGGATTCTTTGCTTTTACTGGAATACCCACATCA GCCTTCTTGTGGTTTAAATCTGTTCAAGCTGCCAATAAAGCATCTGAGGAGCAGGATCGCCGAGATGGCTATCGTTAG
- the LOC105032065 gene encoding uncharacterized protein, protein MEGGSSDHASVGSGPKRSSVSSRGRPRGSSSSSCKDFLRKFVDSEILTANLEDWFSGISEESGFRKPAFDVPFELTELQNFDYALESASFQQLIRMPNALYASTSDAVEATAHLAIEDFLHASVKGLWETFWCHDEPVPFSVACIHSTSSKFYPAEKAIASGKLGGLCATAILLKNSRHSHGKWDHIVELALLRPDIGSLSMQSDRQPSHAVLGEALFFALRVLLSRSLSRSSTVLRNSNCVFVLLVDSQYGGVVKVEGDVSKLDFDVNNVYECAAGWIKEHATITISPIDRVWNKLGNANWGDIGTLQILLATFHCIIQFCGMPKYSLGDLATEHSSRLQSRRKERHLIETHINGNGLFFFQQRRQSSEIVEVQEESVILESEGTLKLEKESVLWMEDSNWQKGFQINDVLTDGELPVYIATPVEEPGKAFLLYVGSSPTHLEPAWEDMNLWYQVQRQSKVLTSMKQRGLSSKYLPQVVASGRIIHPGECNKPSSGGNCGHPWCGTPVLVISPVGKTVSNLMRNGLFGPEEALRCCHDCLSALATASSAGIRHGDIHPENVIHVRDGTRHPFFVLIGWGRAVLEDRDRPSMNLFFSSTYALQEGKLCAASDAESLIYLLYFLCGGVFPELDSVEGALQWREVSWSKRVIQQKLGEVSAVLKAFADYVDSLCGTPYPMDYEIWLRRLRRTINEDHGKEVDVAN, encoded by the exons ATGGAAG GTGGTTCCTCGGACCATGCTTCAGTTGGCTCTGGGCCAAAAAGGTCAAGCGTATCATCACGAGGTCGGCCCCGGGGTTCATCGTCTTCCAGCTGTAAGGATTTTCTTCGGAAGTTTGTGGATAGTGAGATTTTGACGGCAAACCTTGAAGATTGGTTTTCAGGAATATCTGAAGAATCAGGATTCAGAAAACCTGCCTTTGATGTTCCTTTTGAGCTAACAGAACTTCAGAATTTTGATTATGCTCTAGAAAGTGCTTCTTTTCAACAGCTGATACGAATGCCAAATGCTCTCTATGCATCGACATCAGATGCTGTTGAAGCAACTGCACACCTTGCTATTGAAGATTTTCTACATGCTAGTGTTAAGGGCTTGTGGGAGACCTTTTGGTGTCATGATGAACCTGTTCCTTTTTCAGTTGCCTGCATACACAGTACAAGTTCCAAATTCTATCCTGCTGAAAAGGCCATTGCTAGTGGGAAGCTTGGAGGTCTTTGTGCGACAGCCATATTGCTAAAAAATAGTCGGCATTCTCATGGGAAATGGGATCACATTGTTGAATTAGCTCTGCTGAGGCCTGATATTGGGAGTCTTTCAATGCAGAGTGACCGGCAGCCTTCCCATGCTGTTCTTGGGGAAGCGCTCTTTTTTGCTCTCCGTGTTCTGTTATCACGAAGCCTAAGCAGATCATCAACTGTTCTTCGCAATTCAAATTGTGTTTTTGTGCTTCTTGTAGATTCACAGTATGGTGGCGTGGTAAAGGTTGAGGGTGATGTGAGTAAGTTGGACTTCGATGTTAATAATGTTTATGAATGTGCAGCTGGATGGATAAAGGAACATGCCACAATTACTATTTCTCCCATTGATAGGGTATGGAACAAGCTCGGGAATGCCAACTGGGGAGATATTGGAACTCTACAGATTCTTCTCGCAACTTTTCACTGTATCATTCAGTTTTGTGGAATGCCAAAGTACTCGCTTGGAGATTTAGCTACAGAGCATAGTTCCCGTCTACAGAGTCGTAGAAAGGAAAGGCATTTGATAGAAACGCATATTAATGGAAATGGTTTGTTCTTTTTCCAGCAACGCCGTCAGTCCTCTGAAATTGTTGAGGTTCAGGAAGAATCTGTAATATTGGAATCTGAAGGAACTCTGAAGCTGGAAAAAGAATCGGTTTTGTGGATGGAGGACTCAAACTGGCAGAAGGGTTTCCAGATTAATGACGTGCTAACTGATGGTGAACTTCCAGTTTATATTGCCACTCCTGTGGAAGAACCAGGAAAGGCTTTTTTACTATATGTCGGTTCTAGTCCAACTCACTTGGAACCTGCATGGGAGGATATGAATTTGTGGTACCAGGTTCAGAGGCAGTCTAAAGTACTGACTTCAATGAAACAGAGGGGCTTGTCCAGCAAGTACCTTCCCCAAGTGGTTGCATCTGGACGGATCATTCATCCTGGTGAATGTAACAAACCGAGCTCTGGTGGTAACTGTGGTCATCCATGGTGTGGCACCCCAGTCCTAGTCATCTCTCCCGTTGGTAAGACAGTTTCCAATTTGATGAGAAATGGCTTATTTGGTCCTGAGGAAGCTCTCAGGTGCTGCCATGACTGTCTATCTGCCCTTGCAACTGCATCCTCAGCTGGAATCAGGCATGGTGACATCCATCCAGAGAATGTGATCCATGTGAGGGATGGCACAAGGCATCCCTTTTTTGTACTGATTGGGTGGGGTCGTGCGGTTCTGGAAGATAGGGACCGCCCATCgatgaatcttttcttctcttctactTATGCTCTTCAGGAAGGCAAACTATGTGCAGCATCAGATGCAGAGAGTCTAATCTACCTGCTGTACTTCTTATGTGGTGGTGTATTCCCGGAGTTGGATTCAGTTGAAGGGGCGCTTCAGTGGCGGGAAGTGTCATGGTCAAAAAGGGTTATACAGCAGAAGCTGGGAGAAGTATCAGCAGTGCTGAAAGCCTTTGCTGATTATGTGGACAGCCTTTGTGGGACTCCATACCCGATGGACTATGAGATATGGTTGAGAAGGTTGAGAAGAACAATCAATGAAGATCATGGGAAGGAAGTTGATGTGGCAAattaa